The following nucleotide sequence is from Photobacterium gaetbulicola Gung47.
GGCCAACATGACAGTGCTGGTAAAGGGCGGGGCATGGACTTTGCCGAGGTACGTCCATATCAAAAAGGGGATGATATTCGGTCTATTGACTGGCGTATTACGGCCCGAACGGGTAAGCCCCATACCAAGTTATATACCGAAGAAAGAGAGTGTCCGGTGATGCTTGCGGTTGATTTATCCTCGACCATGCAATACGGCACTCGGTTGTTGTACAAGTCAGTTCAAGCGGCACATATCGCCAGCTTGATTTGCTGGTTAACGGTGGCGCAAAAAGATCGGGTTGGTGCGGTTGTTATTGGAGGTCAGCAGGTAATTGATTGCCCGCCGACAGCCCGTCAGCAAGGGCCACTACAGATCATGAATGCGATAAAAGGTATTCATGACAAAAGTTTAAAGGTGGTTCAAGAGCAGCATCAAGACACATTTTTAGTGGCAATGAATCAGTTACACCGTCTCTGCCCGAAAGGCAGTGAGCTAATTGTTATTAGTGATTTCAATCAGCTATCAGCCTGTACTGAAAAGCGGTTAAAGCAACTGGCTCAGCACAATAAGTTGAGGCTACTCCATGTTTTTGACCCAATTGAAAAGGGTGAAACCGCATTTCGGGGCCGCCATTGGCTCGGCGATCATCAACGGTCACTGCCGATAAGCTTCGGTCGCAAGTCCACCTTGCAGTCTTTGCAGAATGATTTTGAGCATCACCAACAGCGTTTGGCAACACTCTCAAATCAACTCCAATCCCCTGTTTACCATGTCTCTGCTGGCAAACCATTGATCGACCAGCTTGGAGGATTACGTGGATAGCGTATTGAATCTTGCTCCCTTGGATCTACCCGCGGAGCCTAGCTGGTGGCCGTTGCCGACATCTACATGGGTGGTACTTGGCGGGCTTCTCTTTATTGTCCTGCTTCGGCTCGGATATCACCATTACCAAACCAGGCTCAAGCGGAAAGCCTTGGGCCATCTTTCACGGCTGGAGAGCCGACCCGATCTGCCGGCTCTTGATTGTTTATTGCGGCGTATAGCCTTGACCTATTTTCCGCGTAATCAAGTGGCTGGGCTATCTGGTGAAGCATGGTTGGCATGGCTCGATAAACAGTTGGATGGACAGCTTGATGGGCAACTCGATAGTTTGCAGTTTATGGCTCTGAAAGAAGGTTGGCTATCCGGTCTGTATGGCAATAAGCCACTGGAACAAGATCAGTGGCAGACGTGTATCGCAGCCAGCCGACATTGGATTTTGCACTTCAAAACGGAGGGTAAATGCTAGCGTTTGATTACCTCGCCGTAGTGCTGTTGCTTCCGCTGCCATGGGTTGTCCGTCGTTTTGCCCGTGAGGTTGAGCCTGTATCCGTGCTAAGGCTCGGACGCCTTCCCAATGATCTCGATGACAGTATTCATAACAGCAGAGTGCCAATGGTACTGAGCATTGCCGCTTGGCTGTTTTTGCTATCGGCCTTGGCCCGCCCCGTTTGGCTCGGTGAGCCAATAAGTGTTCCGATGGAGCATCGAGACGTGATGCTGGTAGTTGATCTGTCGGGCTCAATGGATATCGAAGACATGAATGGAGGGGGAGGCGAAGCCATAAGCCGGATGACGGCAATGAAAAGTGTTCTTGTTGATTTTGTTCGTCGGCGTGAAGGGGACAGGCTAGGGTTGGTGTTATTTGCCGATCACGGTTATCTCCATACTCCGCTGACACTGGATATTCGCAACCTGGAGCAACAAATCGAACAACTTACATTGGGTCTAGTTGGCTACATGACCGCGATAGGTGAAGGTGTTGCCATTGCCACTAAGACCTTCATTGATAGTGAAGCTCCTCAGCGGGTCATGATCCTATTGAGTGATGGTAGTAATACCATCGGCGCGGTAGAGCCAATGGCAGCGGCGGAGCTCGCCAAGGATAGCAATGTCACCATTTACAGTATCGGCTTAGGGGCCGAGTCCATGATGGTCGAAAATGCCTTTGGTGAACTGCACGAAACCAACCCGGCCTGGGATCTGGATGAATCGCTGCTGACTGAAATTGCCGAATTGTCGGGAGGGCAGTACTTCAGGGCCCGTAACCAGGATGAACTGGCAAAAGTGTATTCGTTGATTGATGGGCTGGAGCCGATTTCTGATGCCGAGCAAACTTGGCAACCTCGGTATGACCTTTATCCGTATCCGTTGTTTATGACTTTGCTGCTGATGGTGATGTTGGCTGCCTACCGGAGGCATTATGGTTAATTTCTTGTCCCCTCACTGGCTACTGGGGCTATTGGTTGCCCCGGTTCTGCTTTGGCTGAAGTATCATCGGCAGCAGCAGGGCCTGATCGCACCGCACCTACAACAAGAACACTTTTATTCTCGAAACCGTTTCAGCTGCTGGGTTACCCTTGCCTGGGTGATGGCGATGGTCGCTATGGCCGGGCCTCACTGGCGTGAGCAGGATCGGCCCCACTCTGAACTTGAACGGGCACGGGTTGTTGTGATGGATATGTCGCAGGCCATGTATGGCCGGGATATCTCGCCAAGTCGCTTTCAGCAGGCATTCTACAAAATTACGGACCTGATCAGCCTGCTGGATGAAGGCTATACCGGTCTGGTGGCCTACTCGAATGCGGGTTACACCATCAGTCCCCTGACCCATGACAACAATACCGTGCTGACCCAGATTGAATATTTGTCGCCTGATGTCATGCCGACCCCCGGCAAGAATGCCGCTGCCGGGGTGGAAGAAGCAATGACGCTTCTGGCGCAAACCTCGTTCGGGACTGGCGATATTCTGCTGGTCACCTCGGGGATCAGTGAAGCGGAAAGAGCCGATATTGCCTTGCTGTTGTCAGATACACCTTATTCTTTGTCTACTTATGCCATAAGTACTCCGCAGGGGGCCGTCCTCGACGACAAGCATGGTCAGCCACGTCTTGGTCGTGGTGGCCAGCCCGTGGTGTCTCGCTTGGTGCCTGAGCGTTTGAGCGCCTTGTCTGCGCTAACTGGTGGTATTTCGGTAACTTACCAGCATTCGCAGCAAGATATAGAGCAACTGTATGGATTCTTGACAAAAACACGCAGCCTCGAGGAGGTACGTGAGCTGTCGGAAGGGTTATCGAGCCAGTTTATCAACGATGGCTACTGGCTGCTGTGGCCGCTGGCTGGCATGCTGCTGTTTGCCTTTCGGCGCGGGGTGATCTGGTCGGTCGGTTTGCTGGTGTTGCTTCCGGCATCCCCGGTAGAGGCGGGCAGCCTGAGCCAGCTGTGGAACAATGCCGATCGGCAAGGTTACCAGCACTACCAGCATAGAAATTACCACCGGGCGGCGAGTACCTTTGTTGATCCTGCCTGGCAAGGCGTGGCCCTGTATGAATCTGGTGACTATCAAGGGGCGATTGACGCGTTTTCACAGGTGACTGACGGCAGCAGCAATTACAACCTCGCTAATGCATTGGCCAAGTCCGGTCGGCTGGAAGAGGCGCTCGTCAAATACCGCGAAGTGATAGAAAGCCATCCTGAACATCAAGGGGCCAAATTTAATATTGGCTTGGTGGAAGGGGCGCTGCAGGCGCTTGAAAACCAAGACCGCGATAATCAGGAGCAAAGCGGTGAGGCGGGGGATAATGGTAATTCCGATGAGGAGGAGAGCGGTGACAGTGATGGTGATGAGGAACGTGATGATACAGGCTCTGATGACAATCGTGGTGGCGTGGACAACCTAGAGTCGGATCCCGACACTGAAAATGTCCCTGAACAGCAAGGTGAGAGTAGTACTGGTAACAGTGATTCACAGGGTAACCAGCCAGAAAACCCACAGTTTTCTCCTGATAGTGATGGTGATTTTTATCCGCCGCAGCAACAGCATGGTGAGTCTGGCGAGTATGACGCGGATGAATTTACTGCAGGGGCGGCTGACTTGGACTTTGGCACGCCTACCGAAGACGATATTGAAGCAATTCGCCATCAGTTGAGTGAACTCGGCGAAATCAATCCCGTGCTCAATCGGCTTAGTCTCATTCAAGATGACCGCACCTTGCTGCTGAGAAACTTACTGCTGATGCAGGCTGAGCTGAAAGAGCCTTCTGAACAAACCGAGATCGAGTGGTAATCAAAAATGATAAACAGAGTTCTAATCTTGTTGTGTGGCTTAGCGCTAGCTCCGTTTAGTGTAATGGCCGATAGTCTGGTGGATAACGGGCTTGATGATTTAATTGGTTTATCGGCTGAGTTGGTGCGCGATACGGTGTATCCGGAAACGGAAGTGACTTACATACTGAGGGTCGAGTCACGGGCCGATATCCACTTCACCCGCGTCAATCCGCCTCGGGCCGAAGGCGTCAATGTACGTCGAGGTAGTCAAGACCACGAGTATTATTTTTTAGGTAATGAAGAGTTTAGGATATCAACCTATCGATTTTTTGTTTCTTCCGAACACGTGGGTGCCATCATCCTCGAGGGGGCATCGTTGACCCATGTCGCAGTCAATGAAAACGGTACCCGTCGGCGGGTGAGGAACAAGGCCAATTTGGTTAATCTCGAAAGCCGGGCTATCCCCGACAACTACCACGGGCTGTGGCTACCGTCAGACAGGGTCACATTGGAGCAGGAGTGGTCGACGCAAGCGTCAGCGATACAAGTCGGGGACTCAATCTCGCGGACTCTCAGCCTGTACATTCAGGGCAGAAATATTGACTCGTTTCCAGAGTTAACCGTGGATTACCCTGAGGGTATGAATGTCTATAGTGAGCAGCCGAAATTCGAAACTACCGATGGCGGTATGACGATGACACTTCGCCAGGTTATTGTGCCACGAGCTGAGGGGTTGTTCGATATACCGAGTTTGGCCATACCTTGGTTTGATACTGGCAACAATACAATCGCGGTGGCCAGTGTGAAGGGGTTGGCTCTGAACATACAGCCTAATCAGGTACAGACGCTGGCGCTGGGGGAGCCGCAAACCGAAGGGAGGAGTGAAAAATACTGGCGCTATGCCACCGTGGTTGCCGTCCTACTCTGGTTGCTCACCTTGCAGCGCCTCTATCGAGCTCGTAAGCAACTAAACGGGCTGGGAAGAGCGGCGGTAGGAAGTAGTAAACAGGACAAGTGTAACCTTCAAGTTGCGTTGGAGCAGCGTAACCACCAAGCCGTTGTTGGGGCTTGGGGAGTTGCTGAACCATATGTAAAAAAAGAATGTGGCCAATTAATGGATGCCTATTTTGCGGCATTTTATAGTCGGTCAATAACAGACGGTGAGCCTGAGCGCATTGCAGTCCTCAACCATCTCAAGGCAATGAGGTTGGTTAAGACAAAAAGCGCAGACTTTGCCCCGATCGAGCCCTAGTTAAAGGGGAATACCAAGTTCCGAGATGTAACTAGAAATATAAAATATCGTATAAGATTAAAAGCGGTAGGTGAAAGTTGCCGTTTTTTTGTTTTTATTCAGCTTAAGTTCAATATTCCGCGTGCAATGCAAACTGTTCTGTGAATAACGCAAACTAAATACAGCGCCATCTGTTTTTGCTATAGGTAAATCTATGTAAATTAATTGTCCTTCAATCTCTGAATATCCATTTATTTTCGTTGAAATATGATGTTTTAATTTTCCCGTTTCGATTGTTTTCTGCCGATGAATTTCATTGCTTTGTTGTTGTTTTGGCTTTAACTTTCTGTATTTTAAGCTTTTGCTTTCGGTTGCTTGTCGAATTACCTTTGCGCTTTCGACCGGTTTCAATCTGGTTAATACAGCAAGCGAAGAAATTCATGAGAATATTTTATGATTTAAGGTTTATCGATTCGTATCTCAGGCATGGATAACCCACATGATAAAGCCATGATATTGGTATATGTTATATATATTGATAAGCATATTTCTATCTTCTTATCACTGCTTAAATTAATATTATTTTAGATTAAAGCTAAACCAAAAAGGTGCTCTTGAGCGGTCTATAGTAGCTTTATGATTAAGGAGTCGACGATGGGTGTAAATAATAAACTAATGGCTGTTGTTCTTGCTTTGTTGCTCGCGGGGTGTTCATCGACTATCGCGCTTGAAAAAGGCCAGACCTGGGAGCAGTTTGGCTATGATTTGGCGATGCGCGGAAGCAAAATGATTGAAACATCACGCCTTGAATCCGTGGATGTGGCTGCCTACAAAAAAGGCTATGTCGCTGGCTTAAAAGCATTCTGTGATCAGGATGGATATGATATCGGGCTCAGCGGGCTGTTCTATCAAGGTACCTGCGATGAGATAAACCCTAATTTTGCCGAACAGTACAATATTGGTTGGGTTGACTATGAAATCAACCAACAGAATTACGACTGGGAGCTGGGCACCTACGATCCATCCATTGAAAGTGATGAATTCTAGCGCTCAAGCGAATAAACACTTCTTCAGCTAAGCCTGTTGGCTATCTGCCAGCAGGCTTTGCGCGTGCTGTACCTGTTCAGCATGCGCATCCTCAATCCTGTTATTCCACCACGTGCATATCCAGCCAACAACCTGATGACTAAATGGGCATTGGGTCTCATTTTTCAAAATAGATGATTGTCGAAATGATTCGACTAAACTAGTATCCATCCTATCTATTGGGGTTGCCAATGGCTGCGCAACTCTATTTGCATTTAGTGTTTTTGATTTTAATTTACTGATTTTAAATGATTTTAAATGATTTTGTGGTTTGGGGTGTTTTTCGAAACGATACGGCTGGATGGGCCGCCTTAGACCGTTATTCAGGGCTTCCAAATTAGTTTAAAGATTTTTCGGGAATGGTATGAAAACAGTGTTAAAGCCGACGTTGCTCGCGCTGAGTATGACAATGGGTGGTTATGTGATGGCAAGTTCAACGATGTTTAGTGACATGATTAATGTTGAGCGTACGGAGTCTGCATCATCAGCACACTGGCAGGATGATAAAGAGAAGATGGATGCTTTCATCGGTGGCTTGATTAACAAGATGACGTTGCAGGAAAAAGTGGGGCAGCTGGATCTGCAAAGTGGCTTTCGCAATGTCACTGGGCCATTTATCAATGAATCCTACGAACAGCAGATTAAAGACGGGCAGGTTGGAGCCATCTTCAATGCTTATGGTGCCGACTTTGGTCGTCAGCTCCAGAAAATAGCGGTTGAGGAGACCCGCCTGGGTATTCCGTTGATTGTCGGTCACGATATCATCCACGGTCACAAGACCATCTTCCCACAATCGATTGGTGAAGCCGCAACCTGGGACTTGGATGCGGTTAAACTCAGCGCCCGCGTTGCTGCAAAGGAAGCATCTGCTGATGGCATCATGTGGACATTCGCCCCGATGGCCGACTTGGTTCGTGACCCTCGCTGGGGCCGCGTGTCTGAAGCGGCCGGTGAAGACCCATTCTTATCAACGGCCATGGCCGTTGCCCGTGTTGAGGGCTTTCAAGGCGATGACTTAAGCCAAGAAGACACCATTATGGCGACAGCCAAACACTTTGTTGGCTATGGCCTGTCTCAGGCTGGCCGTGATTACCATACAACGGATGTCTCGGAGCACGAGCTTTGGACGACACAGATGCCTCCGTTCAAAGCCATGGTGGATGCCGGTGTTGCCACTTTCATGACGTCATTCAATGATTTGAATGGTATTCCGGCCACAGGTAGCAAACGCCTTCTGACCGATATCCTGCGTGACCAATGGGGATTCGAAGGTTTTGTGGTAACTGATTACACCGCCATCAATGAACTGGTTCCTCACGGTTACGCCCGTGACGATAAGCATGCAGCAGAGATCGCTTTTAATGCTGGTGCTGATATGGATATGGTTGGTCAGCTGTATATCAATTACCTCGAAGAGCTTGTTGCCGAGGGAAAAGTGTCAGAAGAAAAAATTGATACTGCTGTTCGTCAGATCCTCGAGATGAAATGGCGCCTTGGCCTGTTCGAAGACCCATATCGCTACAATGACGAGTCACGTGCCGAGCGTGAAATCCTCAGTGTAGAAAATCAAAATGCAGCCCGCGATGTTGCCCGTAAGTCTTTCGTACTGCTTAAAAATGACAACCAGACGCTACCGTTAAAAGACAATGAAATTAAGTCCATCGCCTTGATTGGTCCACTGGCGGACAGCAAGTTTGACATGATTGGTAACTGGGCTGCCGCGGGGGATCGTAAATCGCACCCTGTGACCGTGTTGGAAGGCTTCAAGCACCGTTTTGGTAAAAACATCAAGATCAACTATGCCAAAGGCGCAAGCTACGAATACATCTCTTCACAAGATGATATCGATGCACTTCAGGGTATCGGTGTTCCACGTATTACAGCCGATGATTCGTCACTAGAAAAAGAGATGAAGCGTGCTATTGCTGCAGCGAAAAAATCTGACGTGATTGTCATGGTCATGGGTGAAGAGCAGCGCATGTCTGGTGAAGCATCAAGCCGTACTGAATTAACACTACCGGGCAATCAGCAGCAGGTAATGGAAGAGTTGAAGAAGCTTGGTAAACCTATGGTGCTGGTGGTGATGAGTGGCCGTCCAAACGATTTGCGCTGGGCTGATAAGAATGTCGACGCCATCCTTCATGCTTGGTACCCGGGCACCATGGGCGGTATCGCACTTGCTGATGTTATCTCTGGTGATTTTACGCCGTCAGGCAAACTGCCGATGACCTTCCCGCGTTCAGTGGGTCAGGTGCCAATTTACTACAACGAGAAAAATACCGGCCGTCCTTACTTTGCGGATAACCCGAACCAGCGCCAGGAGCATTACAAATCTCGTTACGATGATTCACCAAATACACCACTGTACGCATTTGGCCATGGTCTAAGCTACACCCAGTTTGACTACGGTGATATTCGTCTAAGCAGCGAAGAGCTGACTGTGGATGGTGAACTGACTGTATCTGTCGATATTACCAACAGCGGTAAATACGCCGGCGAGGAAGTGGTTCAGCTATATACCCGTCAGCATGTCGGCTCGATTACCCGTCCGGTTAAAGAGCTAAAGGGTTTCCAGAAAGTGCATTTTGATAAGGGGGAGTCGAAAACGATTTCCTTCACCCTGACACCTGCCGATCTCGCATTCTACCGCGCCGATATGAGCTGGGGGGTAGAAGCGGGCACGTTTGATGTCTTTGTCGGCACCGCCTCAGACAATGTGCAAAAAGCAAGTTTCGAACTGGTTGAAAAATAATAAAATCTTAGCCCGTCATTGACGGGCTTTTGCAAAGGAATCATTTATGAAAAAAGCGCTGATTTCATGCTTGGTCGCAGGGGTCTGTAGCCAGCCGTTAGCCAATGCGGCGGCTGCGGATGTGCAAGTAACAGAAGCAAGTCCAGAGCGGCCGAATATTCTGTTTATCATGTCGGACGATCATGCCGTGCAGGCACTGAGTGCCTATGGCCATCCTATCTCCAAACTTGCCCCCACTCCGAATATTGATCGCATTGCTGCCAATGGGGCGCAGTTTCAGCGTTCCTATGTGACCAACTCCCTGTGCGGGCCGAGCCGCGCAGCGATGCTCACGGGTAAGTTTGGTCACGAAAATGGCTTCACTTATAACGGTCAGATTTTCGATGGTACCCAGTTCAACTGGCCCAACGCACTGCAGGATGCGGGTTATACCACCGCCATGATCGGCAAGTGGCATATTAACCGCATCCCGAATGGCTTTAACTTTGACCACTGGGAAATCCTCAATGATCAGGGTGAGTACTACAACCCGGATTTTATCACTGCTGACGGTGTGACCATGGAGATGGGCTATACCACTGACTTGATCACCGATAAGACCCTTGAGTGGTTGGATGAAGGGCGGGATAAATCCAAACCTTTTGCCCTGCTGATGCACCACAAGGCACCACACCGCAACTGGATGCCGGCTCCTCGTCATACCCAGCTGTTTGAGAACGTTGAGTTTCCGCTGCCAGATAACTTTTACGATAACTACGAAGGACGCAAAGCGGCAAGCCAGCAGTCGATGACCATTGCTAACCACACTCAGGACGGCCATGACATTAAAATGACGGTGGCCGAGGGAGAAGGCGAATGGCGTGAAGATATCTGGCCGCACTTGCTTGCCAGGTTGACCGACGAGCAGCGTGCCGAGTGGGATAAAGCATACCAAGCCCGTAATGATCACATGAATGCCAATGAAGCCAACTGGACTGAAAAACAGATGGCGGAATGGAAGTATCAGCGCTACATGCAAGACTACCTAGCGACCATTGTTGCCGTGGATGAAAGTGTCGGAGAGGTGCTCGATTATCTGGAAGAGAATGGACTGAGCGAAAATACCTTGGTGGTGTATACCTCGGATCAGGGCTTCTTCCTTGGCGAACATGGTTTTTACGATAAGCGATTTATGTACGAGGAGTCATTCTCGACCCCGCTGGTTATGCAGCTACCTGGGGTGATCAAGCCTGGTACTGTCGTTGATGATCTAGTGCAGAATATCGATTACGCGCCGACATTCATGCAGTTGGCCGGTCTGCAGGCTCCGGCAGAGGTGCATGGCAAGTCCCTGTTGCCTCTGTTGACTGACCAGGGGAACAGTGGTTGGCGTGATGCCCTGTACTATCACTACTATGAATTCCCCGGTTTCCATGATGTGGCCCGCCACTACGGGGTGTCGGATGGCCGCTTCAAGTTAATCCACTTCTACAACCCAGGTGATCAATGGGAGTTTTACGATCTGCAGGCTGACCCATCCGAAATGGTCAATGCCATCGACGACCCGCGTTACAAGGAAGAAGTCGGGCGCTTGCTCAATCGTCTTGCCCAGTTGCAGGACGAATATGGTGTCCCTCCACTGAAGGAATGGCGCGATGCCCCATTGGAGCGTCATCCGAACCCCTCATTGAAAGAGTTGTTTCCCCATAGTTTCAAGTAGTTGATACAGCCGGTAGCCGAGAGGGTGCCGGCTAGCTGTTTAGTGTATTCTTACGCGCCGGTTGCTTGTGGGCGCGATATTTATTTCCAAGCGTGATGAAAGAGGGAATGTGACAATGATGATAACGGTCACGAATAATTATAAAAAACTGTTCTCTGTCGGTCTGCTTGCCGCATCAATGGCAGGTTGTGGTGGTGGCTCTGGCGGGAGCAGTGATGGCAAGCCGGGGACATTACCTCCAGAGGCTGATTGGCCGTCGCCGGATATTTCAATCAGTGCTTGGTCCTTTAATGGCGGCAGTGGTCAGAGTGTGGCGTCTGCGAAAGTGGCAGGCAGCTATGCCGTTGCAGATCCGGCAGGTTTAAATATCGAAATAAGGGATATCCATCAAACGCTGAAACACCGTATTGACGCTGCTGATATCGTCGACCTGTTGCCCGATATGAACCTCAACCATGATAACGCATTGTGCGGGATGACATTTACCCCGTCGGGGCGCTTTCTGTACCTTGCGGTTTGTGATCGTGACGCGGGCCGGAGTGATGACGCCATTCTGGCATACAATACCAACACCGAAGCGTTGACCGTTTTCCACCGTCTAACTCTGCAGAAACAAGGCGCGAGCCAGTTGCCGCGTGTCGGTATGAACTATTTCTCTTCGACACTCTATGTTGGGGGGGATTCCGCTGTTTACCGGATTGATGCCGACCGCAATGCGGCATTTGAAGTTGAGCACAACGGGCGTCAGCTTGGCGTTGAGAAGATCGCGCTGGCGGGTCCGGTACAGGATATCGCGCTCGACATGGAAGTGGGCAATCTGTATCTGCAGACGCCCGACAGCGTTTACAAACTGCCGCACCACAGCCAATCTGTTCAGCGTATCTACCGGCAGGATAATCTGACTGGCATTGCCTTCAGCCGGGTGTTCGGCAGTGAGGGGGATGCTGGGCTGTATATCAGCGTGGAGCATGGGGAGCGGACGGGGATGCTGTTCTCCCCGCTAGAGACGGTGCGAAGCAGTGGCCAGATAGCGCCAACCCCCTATCTGCTGACAGAGCAGCGCTGGCACGACTTCAGCCTAACAGCAGACGGCAAGTTACTGTTTGCCGACAATGGTGCCCATCTGCTGCGGGACAATACAGATTTGCGGTTGGATTTTGACGCTTGGATGCGTGATGAATTGGCGCAGTATGTTGCAGCGATAAAGGGGCTGACCGCTTCGGGGATGTCGGGGAATTACGCCTCTCCGGAAGGTTTCCTGCACCGCAAACTGGAGCATACCAATCCCAACACGTCACCAATTGCCGATAACGTTGGCTGGGCACTATACCTGTTGATGGTCGCTGATCAAATTGAGCATGATCCAGAAATTGAGCAGTACATAGAGCTATTGATCAAACGTCACGCGGGTCTGCATGAGGACGGCAAGGGCGGCGTGAAAAGCGTCGATGGCCACTTTGTGCGTAACTACAACACTGATGGCTCGATTAATGCGGGTAACCCGCAGTACCAGGTCTACATCAGCATGAAGTTCTTGCCTGCTGCGATCAAAGCGGCAGAGATGTATCCCGATAACCAGAACATTGCCAGTTATGCCAAATACCTCCAGCAAGTGTTCCAGCGAGCTGGGGATGTGGTAAGGGCTGAGCAGCGTATTACATGGGACTCAGATGACTTTGGCCCGGTACGCCTTAACCGCCTCATGTCCAACGAGACTTGGCTTTACGGTGATATTGCTGCAGCTCAAGACCCCCTTGCAACCCGCAACTATGGCAAGTTTACCTACGAAAGGGAAAACTTCCTCTACGACTACGAGTTGCTTGATCAGCCAGTGATTAAGTCCTCCCATTCGGCGTTTATCATTATGGGGGGGCCGCTTATTTTGGACCACCACTTCCATGGTAAGTCGTGGGCGGAACAGAACAATAACTACTACGCGCTGACCCAGTCGGAAACCGATGAGATGGGCTTTACCTATTTTGCTGGATTCTCTGCCGGCCATAGCCCGAATTCGAACGGCAACTATTATAACGATGGTCCGACCGACCATCCTGATGATTTTATTCACTTCCCAGCGGTGAGCGGCTTTGGCCAGCTAGGCAAAACCGATGCCGTTGTCGGCGCTTACATGGCCTACCGAGATGGCCGCCGCCAGACCATGGTCAGCGCGGGAGACACCGATGCGCAGCTGCTAATGCGCTGGTCGGCCAACATGCCTGACTACGACAAAATGAGCGTTGGGATTGCGGACTTCTGGTACGGCGCAATCGGGCTTGCAGAAACGATCCAGCCGGGGGTGGTTCAGCCATTTAGAAATACCTTCTATCGCCCTGAAGTCCAGATTGGTTTTAATGAACAAAATCGCCAGCAGGTGCTCTACTCAACCATGACACCAAGGCTGGTCACTGGTATTCGCGCCGATGGCAGTGAGGAGGCGTTTGGCTACCACCTTTCACCGTTTGTGGTCCCGACCGGTGAGATATTTGCCGAATTTCGCGTGGAAGACCCACAAGGAGATTGGGTCGAACTCGATGATATCGTGGGCATCCACAATATTACTGCCCCATTGTCTGGACGTGAGGTCATTTTCAAGAACCCTAACTTTGAGCTTGGGGCAAACGTTGGTTGGGAGACTGTTGCTGGGAATGTGACAAGTGGCGGCAGTATTCATGGTAGCGGAGTTACTCTGCAGGATGATGCGATCTTAACCCAGGCCGTCCATTTGCCGTATGGGATGGAAGGCAGTGAGTACCGGATATCGACGTTGATTGAACCGCAAGGCCAAGCCGGAAGAGCAAAGTTGCGCCTGAGTTGGTCATCTACGGGCAATTTTGCCGACATCGATCCTGATAGTCAGGTAGAAAGCTCCAATGTGTTTGGGAATTGGGCCAACAAAGTGATGAGCCTGGATATTAAGCAACCGGCTAATGCGAAATATCTGCACATCGAATACTTGACCGAAGGTAGTGG
It contains:
- a CDS encoding hypothetical protein (COG1721) codes for the protein MILPAHSDGIHLSLAELLHYQKQSVRWLPPARSIWSYLSGQHDSAGKGRGMDFAEVRPYQKGDDIRSIDWRITARTGKPHTKLYTEERECPVMLAVDLSSTMQYGTRLLYKSVQAAHIASLICWLTVAQKDRVGAVVIGGQQVIDCPPTARQQGPLQIMNAIKGIHDKSLKVVQEQHQDTFLVAMNQLHRLCPKGSELIVISDFNQLSACTEKRLKQLAQHNKLRLLHVFDPIEKGETAFRGRHWLGDHQRSLPISFGRKSTLQSLQNDFEHHQQRLATLSNQLQSPVYHVSAGKPLIDQLGGLRG
- a CDS encoding hypothetical protein (COG2304); translated protein: MLAFDYLAVVLLLPLPWVVRRFAREVEPVSVLRLGRLPNDLDDSIHNSRVPMVLSIAAWLFLLSALARPVWLGEPISVPMEHRDVMLVVDLSGSMDIEDMNGGGGEAISRMTAMKSVLVDFVRRREGDRLGLVLFADHGYLHTPLTLDIRNLEQQIEQLTLGLVGYMTAIGEGVAIATKTFIDSEAPQRVMILLSDGSNTIGAVEPMAAAELAKDSNVTIYSIGLGAESMMVENAFGELHETNPAWDLDESLLTEIAELSGGQYFRARNQDELAKVYSLIDGLEPISDAEQTWQPRYDLYPYPLFMTLLLMVMLAAYRRHYG
- a CDS encoding hypothetical protein (COG1175) → MVNFLSPHWLLGLLVAPVLLWLKYHRQQQGLIAPHLQQEHFYSRNRFSCWVTLAWVMAMVAMAGPHWREQDRPHSELERARVVVMDMSQAMYGRDISPSRFQQAFYKITDLISLLDEGYTGLVAYSNAGYTISPLTHDNNTVLTQIEYLSPDVMPTPGKNAAAGVEEAMTLLAQTSFGTGDILLVTSGISEAERADIALLLSDTPYSLSTYAISTPQGAVLDDKHGQPRLGRGGQPVVSRLVPERLSALSALTGGISVTYQHSQQDIEQLYGFLTKTRSLEEVRELSEGLSSQFINDGYWLLWPLAGMLLFAFRRGVIWSVGLLVLLPASPVEAGSLSQLWNNADRQGYQHYQHRNYHRAASTFVDPAWQGVALYESGDYQGAIDAFSQVTDGSSNYNLANALAKSGRLEEALVKYREVIESHPEHQGAKFNIGLVEGALQALENQDRDNQEQSGEAGDNGNSDEEESGDSDGDEERDDTGSDDNRGGVDNLESDPDTENVPEQQGESSTGNSDSQGNQPENPQFSPDSDGDFYPPQQQHGESGEYDADEFTAGAADLDFGTPTEDDIEAIRHQLSELGEINPVLNRLSLIQDDRTLLLRNLLLMQAELKEPSEQTEIEW
- a CDS encoding putative lipoprotein yields the protein MGVNNKLMAVVLALLLAGCSSTIALEKGQTWEQFGYDLAMRGSKMIETSRLESVDVAAYKKGYVAGLKAFCDQDGYDIGLSGLFYQGTCDEINPNFAEQYNIGWVDYEINQQNYDWELGTYDPSIESDEF